The segment CAACACAGAATTGGCCGCAGTCAGCGAGTTAACTGTCAACACACCGAGAGAGGGTGGACAGTCGATCAGGATATAGTCGTAAGTGTCCCTGATCCCTTGAAGTGACCGCTTCAGTCGATGTTCACGGGAAAGGGTCTGGACCAATTCAATTTCCGCCCCTGCCAATTCGATCCTGGCGGGCACCAGATCCAACCCCTCAATTGAGGTGGAGAGCAGGACATCCTTGACAGGTACTTCATCGATCAACACATCATAGATACACTGTTTCACATCCGCTTTATTGATCCCCAATCCAGAAGTCGTGTTGCCCTGGGGATCCGTGTCGACGATCAAAGTCCGTTTGCCTTGGTGGACCAAACTGGCTCCCAAATTGATGGAAGTTGTGGTTTTGTAGGGTGGGAACCCAGCGCCTTGCCATGTTCCCCATGACAGGTTTCTGTGAACCCCCCTCCGAACCGAACGTACACCTTTCGATGTATTCGGCTCTCCAGCCGTTCCTGAGTGCAGAGAAAAACGATGAGAGTTTTCTTTCAGACCGCTGGCAGCGTCGAAGCAGTGGTGGGGAAACCTCGCCCTGGTAATGCAAGTTTCCGAAGGAATGTGAGAGAACAGCAAAGGGAGGGTTGGGTTTCACATGGGATGACTTTGGCTCGGAAGAACAACCGGAACGCTGAAGCCCAATCCCGACCGCCTTAGACACACTAAACCGCAACGCTCCTAGTCCGGCTTCGGTTGGGCTCTTTTTTTTAAAGGTCCATTGAAATATGTAAGCACCTTTTCCGTTCCGTCAACCGCCTGAACCTTCACTCCGATCCATTTTTTTGTCCCGGTTCCCTGTTCTCTTTTGAGGTCTGTACCGTATTTGTCCAACACCTTTTTCAGCGAGGATTTTTCCTTGCGGGCGATGGTCTTGGCCAAACTCCAATAGTGATAATACCTGAACTTCCCCAGCTTGGTGCTGACATCCTCAGCCATACAATAGAAGTGGTACAGCTCCCGCATTTCCATATGGTATCGACGGATGATTTCCGGCAGAGGCAAATGAATTCTGGAGTTGATATGAACCGGCTTGCCGTTCTTGCTGAACGGCCGGATCTTCTGACGGATCACCTCCCCCGGCACCAACAATTGAATGTCTCCGAAGGCAGATCGCTTTCCGCAATCCCTGGAGTTCCGCTGTGGCGTGTGCTGTACCGATCGGATCTCGTAACCGAGAAACCGCACGCGGTTCTTCGCCAGGTGGGTGATCCGGATTTCATCCCCGTTGAGAGCCAGGTGGAGGGAAGATTGAAGGAAGGTTTGGATATCCTCTTGGATGGATTGAGCCATGACTTTTCCACCACTCATGCAAATGATGAATCTCCCGGCATACCTGAGATAGATCACCCGCTCCCCCGCATCCGTAGCGGACAGGGACCGCTCCTTCATGAATCGATCCAGTTCATGAAGATAAATATTCACAAGCAAGGAGTGGATATCCCCTCCATGAAAAGGTACCGGAGCATAGAGGGGAATTCTCCCGCACTTCAGGTACCCCGCCCGGATAAACCGATTGAGCAGATCCAAAAATCGGCCGTCGTCGATCCGCCTCGCAAGCAGGGAAATCAAGAGCTGAGGGTCCACCCGTTGAAGGATGCCCTTGATTTCACCTTCGACAACCCAATTGGCAGCCTGACAGGATGTCCGGATCATATGCAAAGCCGTTTGATGGCTCCTGCCGGGTCTGAAACCGTGTGATGAGTCCAGAAAAATCGGCTCGTAGATCGCCTCCAG is part of the Kroppenstedtia eburnea genome and harbors:
- a CDS encoding ParA family protein — translated: MSWGTWQGAGFPPYKTTTSINLGASLVHQGKRTLIVDTDPQGNTTSGLGINKADVKQCIYDVLIDEVPVKDVLLSTSIEGLDLVPARIELAGAEIELVQTLSREHRLKRSLQGIRDTYDYILIDCPPSLGVLTVNSLTAANSVLIPIQCEFYALEGLGQLLNTIRIVQKHLNKRLEIEGVLLTMFDGRTNLSVQVMEEVKKYFQEKVYRTVIPRNVRLSEAPSHGMTILDYDARSRGAECYIELAKEVIRNGRE
- a CDS encoding reverse transcriptase/maturase family protein; translation: MQRAEVILSLLSRKARRDESFIFRRLYRNFFNPDFYLNAWIQIREQRGQEPARLSNPSMDGWMPDRVKPLIRQMRAGTYHPRSLCKKQDRCDEVPPFEDRWILEVLRQILEAIYEPIFLDSSHGFRPGRSHQTALHMIRTSCQAANWVVEGEIKGILQRVDPQLLISLLARRIDDGRFLDLLNRFIRAGYLKCGRIPLYAPVPFHGGDIHSLLVNIYLHELDRFMKERSLSATDAGERVIYLRYAGRFIICMSGGKVMAQSIQEDIQTFLQSSLHLALNGDEIRITHLAKNRVRFLGYEIRSVQHTPQRNSRDCGKRSAFGDIQLLVPGEVIRQKIRPFSKNGKPVHINSRIHLPLPEIIRRYHMEMRELYHFYCMAEDVSTKLGKFRYYHYWSLAKTIARKEKSSLKKVLDKYGTDLKREQGTGTKKWIGVKVQAVDGTEKVLTYFNGPLKKRAQPKPD